A region of the Leishmania panamensis strain MHOM/PA/94/PSC-1 chromosome 21 sequence genome:
TGCGAGTAAGCGAGGAGTGCCACACGGCTGATAATAAACGAAAGGTCAGTCTTCTTTCATTTCTTTATCCATCGTTTCGGCCGTGGAGCGTCTCACATGCGTACAGAAGCGCCTGCGTCTTTAGTGAagctcctctgctgcctctttctTGCCCAATGCCTATTTGGGAGGATCGTTATGCACGTCTCtcgtttttcctctcttgtcAAGAGTTGCCTGTTTTGCCTCCATGGACCGGCGATTGCATTGACGTACGCTTGCCTTCTCTGCATaactctcctctcttccattTCTCGTGCACATTTCCGTCTTCCACTCCCCCCACACGCcccctgtctctccctccactcaTTTATCAAATGACCCCACACttgacaaaaaaaaaatggcagTTTTTCTGCGAAGCAACATGGCGAAGCGTACGGTGAAGATGGGCGTGATGGGTCGCTACGGCACCCGTTACGGCGCGAACCCACGTAAGCGCGCGAAGAAACTTGAGGTATCCCAGCATGCCAAGCACTTCTGCTCTTTCTGTGGTAAGTTTGCGTTCCGCCGGAAGGCTGTCGGCATCTGGCGTTGCGATGGCTGCAGCAAGACGGTTGCTGGTGGTGCCTACACCCTGAGCACACCTAACAACAGCACCGTCCGTTCCACAGTCCGCCGTCTGCGTGAGCTGGCCAAGATTTAACGCCGTAGACCACTGTTCATGTCTtcgttctccccctttttccggtgttcctttttctttcagtTCTTCCCTTCCGAAACAATAAAAACAGAGACAATACGTAGAAGAAGTATGAACAGCCACTGTCGCCGTCTGCGCATTACACCCCCCAACAGCACAGCGTATGCGCTACCAAAGGTCACTTCATGCGGGGGAGGACGCGACGAGGAACGAAAAAGGATGGAGAAAAGTTCTGAACCCACATAACACCCACACATAGGCATATGAACATAGGCCTAGGTGGTCCGCTGCTggcttctttttctccgccAAGAGTGTTTGGCGCGTGTCTaccttttgtgtgtgtgtgggtggttCGACAATACATGTATGCCGTTATGCATCTGTGTATGACACAGATATGCAACCATCTTCCTGCTATTGTTTCTTTTTCCATCTCTGTGTTggttgttttctctctcataCTCCACCATagtttttctctttccactcTGTAACGCTCTCTGTCTCCGTGTCCCCGCTTGTGCTAACTGCCGCTGTGCCTAGTCCCAACAGACGGAGGTATTTTTTTCTGCTCGAGTTGTCGTGTTTCTCCTCTTGGTTGTGTATTCTGTGTCCATTagcttctcctctccgtgAGTCCCACGTGTGCTGCGCCTCGCtacacgtgtgcgtctcATACACCTGCACCTCTCACCTACACACTAACCGCTTACCCTCGCACActctctccgcctttcctcttcgttgcACTTGTACAAGTGATTCAATCATGTTCACCTCTAAGTCTGAGTACGACCGCGGCGTGAACACCTTCAGCCCAGAGGGTCGAATTTTCCAGATCGAGTACGCCGTGGAGGCCATCAAGCTCGGTAGTACCAGCCTCGGAATCCGCACGCCAGAGGGCGTCGTTCTTGCCGCGGAGAAACGCGTGCCATCGAACTTGGTCATATCGTCCAGCATGAGCAAGATCATGGAGATTGACAGCCACATCGCAGCTGTCATGAGTGGCATGGTTGCCGATGCGCGCATCCTTGTCGAGCACGCCCGCGTGGAGTCGCAGAACCACCGCTTCACCTACAACGAGCCCATGCACGTGGAATCCTGCACACTAGCGACATGCGACCTGTCGATTCAGTTTGGTGAGAGCGGTGGCAAGCGCAAGCTCATGTCGCGCCCATTTGGCGTGTCGCTGCTTATAGCCGGTGTAGACGAAAAGGGCCCGCAGCTGTGGCAAACAGACCCTAGCGGTACGTACACGCGCTACGACGCCCAGGCCattggtggcggtgccgaaGCGGCACAAAGTGTCTTCACGGAGCTCTACCATCGAAACAtgacgctggaggagggcgagaCGCTCGCGGTGGACATTCTGAGGCAGGTGATGGAGGAGCATCTATCGCCAGAGAACATAGAGGTGGCCGTGGTGCGGGCCGACGACGGTAAGGTGCACATGTACGCTCCCGCAGAGATCAAGGCAATCATGAGTCGCCTGCCAGAGTAAGGAATGGAAGACGGCCGACGGATCATGCGGGTGTGGTAGTGGGTGattgccctcccccctgatGAAGGGTGGGCTGTACTGAAAATGGGGAGGTGGAGTATGGTGCTGAATATTGTGTACACTCTTTCCAAGGTCGATGTGCAACCAAGTAGGGGGGCCTGTGCTACAATTTCAAGGCTATTCCACTTCTCAACTCCTACCCCCATCAGTACCATCTCATCACCCCATCTTTATGCACCTCTTCGGCGTTTTCGTCCTCTTCCACTACCCCCTTATTCCCTCTATTGCGGTGGAAGTACACAACTACGGGCTACTGCTCcatgtgcatgcgtgcaggAGCGGTTACATATGTGATGTCGCGCTATTTGTACGCCCCGtttcacttctcttcttctatATTATGTCCCTTGTCtggttctctctcttttgttttctcgtTCATCTTGTGTTGTTTTCCACGCACACTCTGTGCatgggtgtgtctgtgtattggtctctctctctctctgtgtgtgcaaCCTCCTCCTTTTATGCGTGTGTCTTTCTTTCGCACGCAGCCATTGGATTGGTCATGACATTTGTTGAATGGAAGAATAGAAGAAGCAAAGGCGGAATCGAAAAGGGAATATTTGCCGTCACGACTGCTTCAGTGCGCAGCGTGAAACCTACGCACAATTTACGTGCAGCTCACAGCAGAAGATGCGACTCTGCCggcaggggagaagagacgTGCATGGCTACGTTCAGCGGCACTGAGTGTGTTGTActtgcgctgcttcttttcgcctctcttagaagagagaagagttGGGCTGACTGAACGCACCCGGAATACGCTGCGGTGAGCAAGGTAGGACTCACCTCCTCGCCAGAGTCAATGCACCGCCCTTCACGTAGTCCATATTACTGCCTTATGCGGGGAATTGTCAGGCATTGCGTGGGCTCGTGATGTAGTCAGCACATGTTGTAGCACTTTCACGAGGGACCATTCGCCAAGTCGTTTGTTTTctcatctccctctccgtctctcacCTTTTTGGTCTGTTCGGTGTTGCCATGCTATTCCCCTGTCCATCTTCTACTCATTTGACTGTAGTTTGCTGACGTGCTTCATCTTGTTCTTCAGCCTTTCTTTTATCTACCAGCACCACACATCTTCACACACTTGCCAGCACGCATATCCCACTTTTTCCTCTATTccggaaaaaagggggatcacccctctctctgtattgCCTTTGTACGTGCACTTGTGTTACTGCTaagtgtctctctcttctgttctcttACTGCACTGCATTTCTACCGCTCCTGCCTTTGTCACTACTCCCCACCCAACTCTCCCGGCAGTGGCGTCGGCTCTTCGACCATTCCTTCAGCTTGAAAAATTTGAAAAACGCGCAAAGACAGTAACAGCATGGCGACGGCAGTACCGGCACAGTCTCAGGGGGCTCTTCCAGAGCTCCTGCCGGAGCCGGAGCAACCGTCTGCGTCGGAGATGGACGCCGATGCGACGGTTCAGTCTGCTATTCGCTTCTTGCAAGACCCACGCGTGCGACGCTCGCCAATTGAGTCGCAGATTCGTTTCCTCAAGGGCAAAAGCGTGTCAGATGGACAGATCAAGTACGCATTCGCCAAGGTAGGAAGAGCAGTGACGACGGAGAAGATTGCCTCTGTTCGTGCCTCGCCCGCCAACACAGCACCACCCACTGCCACGGCGACGGTAGGTGCcactcctctttctccacaGCTCGAGACGGCGCGGCAAAACGCCCCAGTGACTATGGGGCCGGGACTGCAGTACACCCAAACACTGTTTCCTTACTCGCCTCTACCACCGCAGGTGGAGAGACAGAAGAGGACGGTGGACTGGCGCGACGTCGTGattggcgccggcgccgccatgcTTGCCGGACTTTCCGGGTACAAGCTCTTCAACCGCTACTCCCCTTACGAGTTTCGTCGCAAATCGGAGAAGAAGTCGCGGCTGTATCGCGGCTCCTGCTCACGGCACCGTCCCGCCAACAATGCGTCTTCGGAGAGCGAAATTGATGCGTTGTCAACGTCGCAGCGCGGGCgtgcacctccgctgccgccgtcaccaccggTGGCTGCCCCTGCTGAGTCGATTGTGCCGGCCACCCCACCACCCGACCTCACCGAGGTGAAAAAGTTGCTGGCAGAACTGAATGAGACCAAAGAGGCGCTGACCAATGAGCGTAAGAAGTGCGCCGACCTCGCTGTGAACGCGGCAAA
Encoded here:
- a CDS encoding 20S proteasome subunit alpha 5, putative (TriTrypDB/GeneDB-style sysID: LpmP.21.2140) — translated: MFTSKSEYDRGVNTFSPEGRIFQIEYAVEAIKLGSTSLGIRTPEGVVLAAEKRVPSNLVISSSMSKIMEIDSHIAAVMSGMVADARILVEHARVESQNHRFTYNEPMHVESCTLATCDLSIQFGESGGKRKLMSRPFGVSLLIAGVDEKGPQLWQTDPSGTYTRYDAQAIGGGAEAAQSVFTELYHRNMTLEEGETLAVDILRQVMEEHLSPENIEVAVVRADDGKVHMYAPAEIKAIMSRLPE
- the PEX14 gene encoding peroxin 14, putative (TriTrypDB/GeneDB-style sysID: LpmP.21.2150) gives rise to the protein MATAVPAQSQGALPELLPEPEQPSASEMDADATVQSAIRFLQDPRVRRSPIESQIRFLKGKSVSDGQIKYAFAKVGRAVTTEKIASVRASPANTAPPTATATVGATPLSPQLETARQNAPVTMGPGLQYTQTLFPYSPLPPQVERQKRTVDWRDVVIGAGAAMLAGLSGYKLFNRYSPYEFRRKSEKKSRLYRGSCSRHRPANNASSESEIDALSTSQRGRAPPLPPSPPVAAPAESIVPATPPPDLTEVKKLLAELNETKEALTNERKKCADLAVNAAKIRADKQQLSRANDRLTQQIDELKKDIERLEKGTAASEATQMAGESLVAAESTSTSTYFPSVTAEGEQARKSPAVTPVPSVSAPNPNAVPGLPVLPSTESPTVVTAAPAILGLNAEVTPVSPTSVAAVAPTPEPFPAAVAAAASSADAAVPGASGTEVAERLLPTSSADPPKAREDTPVSAS
- a CDS encoding 60S ribosomal protein L37a, putative (TriTrypDB/GeneDB-style sysID: LpmP.21.2130), giving the protein MAVFLRSNMAKRTVKMGVMGRYGTRYGANPRKRAKKLEVSQHAKHFCSFCGKFAFRRKAVGIWRCDGCSKTVAGGAYTLSTPNNSTVRSTVRRLRELAKI